One genomic window of Ottowia oryzae includes the following:
- a CDS encoding acylphosphatase: protein MSFTPVSKLPDVARQLRIRGRVQGVYYRASMVEQARRLGAVGWVRNRTDGSVQAWVQGAPEVVDALVDWARRGPPQAQVSEVALSEEVPQALQGFEALATV, encoded by the coding sequence ATGTCTTTCACGCCCGTGTCCAAGCTGCCTGATGTCGCGCGCCAGCTGCGCATTCGCGGGCGCGTGCAAGGCGTGTACTACCGCGCCAGCATGGTCGAACAGGCGCGCCGCCTGGGCGCGGTGGGCTGGGTGCGCAACCGCACAGATGGCAGCGTGCAGGCGTGGGTGCAAGGCGCGCCCGAGGTGGTGGACGCGCTGGTCGATTGGGCGCGGCGCGGGCCGCCGCAGGCGCAGGTCAGCGAGGTGGCGCTGAGTGAAGAAGTGCCGCAGGCGTTGCAGGGGTTTGAGGCGCTGGCGACGGTTTAG
- a CDS encoding NnrU family protein — protein sequence MTVLILGLLLFLGAHSVRIVADGWRSRTLARLGEGGWKGAYSVVSLVGFALIIWGFGLARQQPVLVWSPPTAMRHLNALFTLLAFILVAAAYVPRNQIKARLHHPMVLGVKLWAFGHLLATGTLADMVLFGAFLLWAVLDFRAARLRDRAQGTVYPPGTASGTVAAVVVGAVAWAVFALWLHAAWIGVAPLGRTF from the coding sequence ATGACCGTCCTCATCCTCGGCTTGTTGCTGTTTCTGGGCGCGCACTCGGTTCGCATCGTGGCCGACGGCTGGCGCAGCCGCACGCTGGCCCGCTTGGGCGAAGGCGGCTGGAAGGGCGCCTATTCCGTCGTATCGCTGGTGGGCTTCGCGCTGATCATTTGGGGTTTTGGCCTGGCGCGCCAGCAGCCGGTGCTGGTCTGGTCGCCGCCCACGGCGATGCGCCACCTGAATGCGCTGTTCACCCTGCTGGCGTTCATCCTGGTGGCCGCCGCCTACGTGCCGCGCAACCAGATCAAGGCCCGGCTGCACCACCCGATGGTGCTGGGCGTGAAGCTGTGGGCCTTTGGCCACCTGCTGGCCACCGGCACGCTGGCCGACATGGTGCTGTTCGGTGCGTTCCTGCTGTGGGCCGTGCTGGACTTTCGCGCCGCCCGCCTGCGCGACCGTGCGCAAGGCACGGTCTACCCGCCCGGCACCGCCAGCGGCACCGTCGCAGCGGTGGTGGTGGGCGCCGTGGCCTGGGCGGTGTTTGCGTTATGGCTGCACGCGGCATGGATTGGCGTGGCGCCGCTGGGGCGCACGTTCTGA